A window from Abditibacteriota bacterium encodes these proteins:
- the rfbD gene encoding dTDP-4-dehydrorhamnose reductase has product MKVLVTGVNGQLGHDLMNLLAAEGVCALGADITPAYGGIADGSAVTGMPYEPLDITDRDAVMRVTEAFGPDRVVHCAAWTRVDDAEEHAEACRRVNAFGTRYVAEACRAAGAVMIYVSTDYVFGGGGEAPRDPDSSAFAPLNVYGETKLEGERAVRELVTNYYIVRTSWVFGLSGANFVRTMLRLGRTRQELQVVCDQIGSPTYSRDLAVLLTEMLRSDRYGVYHAANSGGYISWYDFAREILAQAGSEARVLPVTTSEYGAARAARPANSRMDTSKLQKNGFRPLPHWKDALGRYLKELKDCCHE; this is encoded by the coding sequence ATGAAGGTGTTGGTGACGGGGGTCAACGGCCAGCTGGGCCACGACCTGATGAACCTGCTTGCCGCGGAGGGAGTCTGCGCTCTCGGCGCGGATATCACCCCGGCCTACGGCGGCATAGCCGACGGCTCCGCCGTCACCGGCATGCCTTATGAGCCTCTTGATATCACCGACAGAGACGCGGTCATGAGAGTCACGGAGGCCTTCGGGCCGGACCGGGTGGTCCACTGCGCTGCCTGGACCCGGGTGGATGACGCCGAAGAACACGCCGAGGCCTGCCGCCGGGTCAACGCCTTCGGCACCCGTTACGTCGCCGAGGCCTGCCGGGCCGCCGGAGCCGTCATGATCTACGTATCCACGGACTACGTGTTCGGCGGCGGAGGTGAGGCCCCCCGGGACCCCGACTCCTCTGCTTTTGCCCCGCTGAACGTTTACGGGGAGACCAAGCTGGAAGGGGAGCGGGCCGTCAGGGAGTTGGTCACAAATTACTACATAGTGCGCACCTCCTGGGTGTTCGGTCTCAGCGGAGCCAACTTTGTCAGGACCATGCTGCGTCTGGGCAGGACCCGGCAGGAGCTGCAGGTGGTCTGCGACCAGATCGGCTCCCCCACCTACTCCCGGGATCTGGCGGTCTTGCTGACGGAGATGCTCCGGAGCGACAGATACGGCGTCTATCACGCTGCCAACTCCGGAGGCTATATTAGCTGGTATGACTTTGCCCGGGAGATCCTTGCGCAGGCGGGATCGGAGGCGAGGGTCCTGCCCGTGACCACTTCCGAATACGGCGCCGCCCGGGCGGCCCGGCCGGCAAACAGCCGGATGGACACCTCCAAGCTGCAGAAAAACGGCTTTCGGCCGCTGCCACACTGGAAGGACGCTCTCGGGCGGTATTTGAAAGAGCTGAAGGACTGCTGCCATGAATAA
- the rfbB gene encoding dTDP-glucose 4,6-dehydratase, translating to MNNTILVTGGAGFIGSNFIYMLLKERPDAQIVCVDSLTYAANIHTLSEALRDPRVRFAREDIRNREGIYRLFEETRPRAVVNFAAESHVDRSIEDPSLFLETNVLGTAVLMDACLRYGAERFHQVGTDEVYGDLPLDRPDLLFTEQTPLRASSPYSVSKASADLLVMAYHRTYGLPVTISRCSNNYGPYQFPEKLIPLMINNALHDRPLPVYGRGVNVRDWLYVRDHCLGILAALEKGRVGQVYNLGGHNEKSNIEIVRLILAALGKPESLITFVTDRKGHDLRYAIDPSKAAAELGWQPSVPFEEGIGMTVGWYLEHMDWLEECTGGEYVRYYDQMYGDRDAEPGTLR from the coding sequence ATGAATAACACGATACTGGTCACCGGCGGAGCCGGCTTTATCGGCTCCAACTTTATCTACATGCTGCTGAAGGAACGGCCTGATGCGCAGATTGTGTGCGTGGACTCTCTCACCTACGCCGCCAATATCCACACCCTTTCCGAAGCCCTGCGGGACCCCCGTGTCAGATTTGCGCGGGAGGACATCCGGAACAGAGAGGGGATATACAGGCTCTTCGAAGAGACAAGGCCCCGGGCGGTGGTCAATTTTGCCGCCGAGTCCCACGTGGACCGCAGTATAGAGGATCCGTCCCTGTTCCTGGAGACCAACGTGCTGGGGACGGCGGTGCTGATGGACGCCTGTCTGAGATACGGGGCGGAACGGTTTCATCAGGTGGGCACCGACGAGGTCTATGGTGACCTGCCTCTGGACAGGCCGGACCTCCTCTTCACGGAGCAGACGCCCCTGCGCGCCTCCTCGCCCTATTCCGTTTCCAAGGCATCGGCGGACCTGCTGGTCATGGCATATCACCGCACCTACGGTCTGCCCGTTACCATTTCCCGTTGCTCCAACAACTACGGGCCCTACCAGTTTCCCGAAAAACTTATTCCGCTGATGATCAACAACGCCCTTCACGACAGGCCGCTGCCCGTCTATGGCAGAGGCGTCAACGTGAGAGACTGGCTCTACGTCCGGGACCACTGCCTGGGCATACTGGCCGCGCTGGAAAAAGGCAGAGTCGGCCAGGTTTACAACCTGGGCGGCCACAACGAGAAGTCCAACATAGAGATAGTGCGGCTGATACTGGCGGCTCTGGGCAAGCCCGAGAGCCTCATCACCTTTGTCACGGACCGCAAGGGCCACGATCTCAGATACGCCATAGACCCCTCCAAGGCCGCCGCGGAGCTGGGCTGGCAGCCCTCCGTCCCCTTTGAAGAGGGCATAGGCATGACGGTTGGATGGTATCTGGAGCATATGGACTGGCTGGAGGAATGTACCGGCGGGGAATACGTCAGGTATTACGATCAGATGTACGGAGACCGGGACGCCGAGCCCGGGACTCTCCGGTGA
- a CDS encoding nucleotidyltransferase family protein, translating into MKGADELAAGNAGLLLSLIRLVLTGEAGDGLGEVTEEQAQAALGLARRQSLEAMAAEGLLRVGKWPEELQKQLKNVCYRQLLYSELQAEERRKVYALLEEAGAEYVPLKGDIIASLYPEPYMRRSSDVDILIREEKLGEVGERLKQAGFKLAVVSGHDHHYVSDRLSLELHYQLEGSGLFTDAPSILDRVWDYVIPAPDSLRRDMTGAFCYFYTTAHIVRHFLLTGGCGLRSVIDLWLLRRSTESEAEQRDGFLRQHGLKTFSDEICGLGEDLFGNSGRDPDPGLLEVVFGGTVFRSDEGQELGNIARQDGRLRHVVRIVFPPLAILENTYPVMRGRPWMYPGIVVYRLFKGVWFARRNIDRMSAITGADREEVQKRRAVLQQLDLLKK; encoded by the coding sequence ATGAAAGGCGCCGACGAACTCGCAGCCGGCAACGCCGGGCTGCTGCTGTCCCTGATAAGGCTTGTCCTGACCGGGGAGGCCGGCGACGGTCTCGGGGAGGTCACCGAGGAGCAGGCGCAGGCCGCGCTGGGGCTGGCCCGCCGCCAGTCCCTGGAGGCCATGGCCGCCGAAGGGCTGCTGCGGGTCGGGAAATGGCCGGAGGAGCTGCAGAAACAGCTGAAAAACGTCTGCTACAGGCAGCTCCTTTACAGCGAGCTGCAGGCCGAAGAACGGCGCAAGGTTTACGCCCTGCTGGAAGAAGCCGGAGCGGAATACGTGCCCCTCAAGGGCGACATCATAGCGTCACTGTATCCCGAGCCCTATATGCGCCGGAGCAGCGACGTGGATATACTGATACGCGAAGAAAAGCTCGGGGAAGTGGGGGAGCGGCTGAAACAGGCCGGCTTCAAACTGGCGGTGGTGTCGGGCCACGACCATCACTACGTTTCCGACAGGCTGTCCCTGGAGCTTCACTATCAGCTGGAGGGCAGCGGCCTGTTTACCGACGCGCCCAGCATACTGGACAGGGTGTGGGACTACGTGATCCCTGCTCCGGACTCTCTGCGGCGGGATATGACCGGCGCCTTTTGTTATTTTTACACCACTGCCCATATAGTCAGACATTTTCTGCTGACGGGGGGCTGCGGCCTGCGCAGCGTCATAGACCTGTGGCTTTTGCGCCGGAGCACCGAGTCCGAGGCGGAGCAGCGGGACGGCTTTTTGCGGCAGCACGGGCTGAAGACCTTTTCCGACGAGATATGCGGCCTGGGGGAAGACCTATTCGGCAACAGCGGCCGCGACCCGGACCCGGGGCTGCTGGAGGTGGTGTTCGGAGGCACCGTTTTCCGGTCGGACGAGGGGCAGGAGCTGGGCAACATAGCCCGGCAGGACGGCAGGCTGAGGCACGTGGTCAGGATCGTCTTTCCGCCTCTTGCCATCCTGGAAAACACCTATCCGGTGATGAGGGGGCGGCCCTGGATGTATCCCGGGATCGTGGTGTACAGGCTGTTCAAGGGCGTGTGGTTTGCCAGAAGGAATATAGACCGCATGTCCGCCATCACCGGGGCGGACCGGGAGGAAGTGCAAAAACGCCGGGCCGTCCTGCAGCAGCTGGACCTGCTGAAAAAGTAG
- a CDS encoding helix-turn-helix transcriptional regulator, with product MIFEKREIAPEIAIRSVHTAFIRTYNRFVFMGETHPMWELGYVLSGDCIFTTGSGVYRASKGALLLHSPHLLHGLNAEQGSVTIMTISFEGEGLTKHLRGGRFSVGDKERRLLELLEKEILKHSHTPLDLTLLKSLLESLLLMMMQKESAVAEPKPLSAEAQTFSELVHYMEQNVCKGITTEEMESVSHRCATAIRNIFHKYAGMSPIEYFCALRLGYAKTLLEQGLNVTETSNEMNFSDPGYFSAFFKRREGISPSEYKKRFR from the coding sequence ATGATATTCGAAAAAAGGGAGATCGCGCCCGAGATAGCGATCCGTTCCGTCCACACAGCCTTTATCAGGACCTACAACCGGTTCGTGTTCATGGGAGAGACCCATCCCATGTGGGAGCTGGGCTACGTGCTCAGCGGCGACTGCATCTTCACCACGGGCTCCGGGGTTTACCGGGCGTCAAAGGGCGCCCTGCTGCTCCACAGCCCTCACCTGCTCCACGGTCTGAACGCAGAGCAGGGCAGCGTCACCATCATGACCATATCCTTTGAGGGCGAGGGTCTGACCAAGCATCTGAGGGGAGGACGGTTTTCGGTGGGGGACAAGGAGCGGCGCCTGCTGGAGCTGCTGGAAAAGGAGATCCTGAAGCACAGCCACACACCTCTGGACCTGACCCTCCTGAAGTCTCTGCTGGAGAGCCTGCTGCTCATGATGATGCAAAAGGAGTCCGCCGTGGCCGAGCCCAAGCCTCTGTCGGCGGAGGCCCAGACCTTTTCCGAGCTGGTGCACTACATGGAGCAAAACGTGTGCAAGGGGATCACCACAGAGGAGATGGAGTCTGTATCCCACAGGTGCGCCACCGCCATACGCAACATATTTCACAAATACGCGGGCATGAGCCCCATAGAATACTTTTGCGCCCTGAGGCTGGGATATGCCAAGACCCTGCTGGAGCAGGGTCTGAACGTGACGGAAACCTCCAATGAGATGAATTTTTCCGATCCGGGCTATTTTTCCGCCTTTTTCAAGCGCAGGGAGGGCATCTCCCCCTCCGAATACAAAAAACGCTTCAGATAG
- a CDS encoding glycerophosphodiester phosphodiesterase family protein produces the protein MTGITEYAKKQIIIAAHRGEAAGNVPPNTIASYEAAAGHGADMIEVDLNYSAEGTLWILHPGMERAHLGFEGSIRELQDEEIRALRYVNYDRDPTQFGLCTFDEVLTRFGHRCFINVDKFIDNPKAIARCIKDRGMQDRIVVKSAPRADLFDMMEEYAPDIAYLPILGNRDEGIHEHLLGRRMNYVGAEVCFTSEDSETGSPAYVERLHRDGRLVWVNSLIYNYKVQLAAGHSDDSACTLGPEYAWGWLADRGFDIIQTDRTLALVRFLEDTGRRFRT, from the coding sequence ATGACCGGCATTACCGAATACGCCAAAAAACAAATCATCATAGCCGCCCACCGGGGCGAAGCCGCAGGCAACGTCCCTCCCAACACCATAGCCAGCTACGAGGCCGCGGCCGGCCACGGCGCCGATATGATAGAGGTAGACCTGAACTACAGCGCCGAGGGCACTCTGTGGATACTGCACCCCGGCATGGAGCGGGCCCATCTGGGCTTTGAGGGCAGCATCAGGGAGCTGCAGGACGAGGAGATACGGGCTCTGCGCTACGTGAATTATGACCGCGACCCCACCCAGTTCGGGCTGTGTACCTTTGACGAGGTGCTGACCCGTTTCGGCCACCGGTGCTTTATCAACGTGGACAAATTCATCGACAACCCCAAGGCCATCGCCCGGTGCATCAAGGACCGGGGGATGCAGGACCGGATCGTGGTCAAGTCCGCGCCGAGGGCGGACCTGTTTGACATGATGGAGGAATACGCTCCGGACATCGCCTATCTGCCCATACTGGGCAACAGGGACGAGGGTATCCACGAGCATCTTCTGGGACGGCGCATGAACTACGTGGGCGCCGAGGTGTGCTTTACCTCCGAGGACAGCGAGACCGGCAGTCCCGCCTACGTGGAAAGGCTGCACCGGGACGGCAGGCTGGTGTGGGTCAACTCCCTGATCTACAACTACAAGGTCCAGCTGGCGGCGGGCCATTCCGACGACAGCGCCTGCACCCTGGGTCCCGAATACGCCTGGGGCTGGCTGGCGGACCGGGGCTTTGACATCATCCAGACGGACCGCACCCTGGCTCTCGTCCGTTTTCTGGAAGACACGGGACGCCGTTTCAGAACATGA
- a CDS encoding NPCBM/NEW2 domain-containing protein codes for MKLVILAAVLAIMLWAMPVFAVNLSAFADSAFGGEKAPKEEGNKYFEILQEFEPGKTTKINRCVHETNQPICLGGREFDRGIGTHAPGRLKITLDEPIKAFRSKAGIDSQMFGTPASVRAYIYADGKTVWQTEGAVKGDNSVLDIDLAFDGAESIELALDNAEDGPTCDQWDWAEAYVTGASGKKYYLDVLAGGSSVETRYPFSFKYGGVSSDVFLPLWQFEKSERKAEDGVTEKTYLYTDPDTGLAVRAEVRIYEDQQALDWTVYFENKGQANTPVISDLRTLDIRVNNPEEAPAGKNALPTGLMFAPDSGPNDKNDIIVLTTAGSIGCVRFNWDEFKMKPEFLQEDKPIEIRHGSLSACGGDYSPYFAVKWPTGGVVCALGWSGTWEADFSRKGKELFITAGRSNVNTYLKPGETLRSARALSVFYEGTGLQEGFNCFRQAMIRHIIPKLDGQPAYIPLAYSTSGKEAVSTTEDIDRAYIKSFRDMSFEVSWFDAWYHRNAFPAGMGNYHFPISDLPDPVRFPHGMKPLTNLITAYGKKVCMWFAPENVVAGTFLAEEHPEWVMTADGKPGGGSFALVNPEAYDYMKRFLLACFKEWDVSIFRTDSGTDLGALLTYTGETAPDRQGIAEDMFVRALYNFWDDLRKERPGLLIDNCCGGGTRLELELMSRSITLWRSDSNVWVQNDDLKSARLNQLITSNLNHYIPWSTGGTLAVTPYSLRSGFNTGISFCGDTRPEDYPRAELEKGLQECKRLRKYHLGDFYSLFNVDNTASSICAWQYHRPDEEDGYAVVFRREECPWSGIDVPFRAIDENARYRISLYETYDLKETREVSGKELASLNVVIADKPGSLLIEYARIK; via the coding sequence GTGAAACTTGTTATATTGGCGGCTGTATTGGCAATAATGCTGTGGGCAATGCCCGTATTTGCCGTAAACCTTTCGGCGTTTGCCGACAGCGCCTTCGGCGGAGAGAAAGCGCCCAAAGAAGAGGGCAACAAATACTTTGAGATCCTGCAGGAGTTTGAGCCCGGCAAGACCACCAAAATAAACCGCTGCGTCCACGAGACCAACCAGCCCATATGCCTGGGCGGCAGGGAATTCGACCGGGGCATAGGCACCCACGCCCCCGGCCGGCTGAAGATCACTCTGGACGAGCCCATCAAGGCCTTTCGGAGCAAGGCGGGCATAGACAGCCAGATGTTCGGCACTCCCGCCTCGGTGCGGGCATATATATACGCTGACGGCAAGACGGTGTGGCAGACCGAGGGAGCGGTAAAAGGTGACAACTCGGTGCTGGATATAGACCTGGCCTTTGACGGGGCGGAGTCCATAGAGCTGGCTCTGGACAACGCGGAGGACGGCCCCACCTGCGACCAGTGGGACTGGGCGGAGGCTTACGTCACAGGCGCCTCCGGCAAAAAGTATTATCTGGACGTTCTGGCAGGCGGCTCCAGCGTGGAGACCCGCTATCCCTTCAGCTTCAAATACGGCGGCGTGTCCTCCGACGTATTTCTGCCGCTGTGGCAGTTTGAAAAAAGCGAGAGAAAGGCAGAGGACGGCGTCACGGAAAAGACCTACCTTTACACCGACCCGGACACAGGCCTTGCGGTCAGGGCGGAGGTCAGGATATACGAAGACCAGCAAGCCCTGGACTGGACCGTGTATTTTGAGAACAAGGGGCAGGCAAATACTCCCGTCATATCCGACCTGCGGACTCTTGACATCCGTGTCAACAACCCCGAAGAGGCTCCCGCGGGCAAAAACGCCCTCCCCACGGGGCTCATGTTTGCCCCGGACAGCGGCCCCAATGACAAAAACGACATCATAGTCCTCACCACCGCCGGCTCCATCGGCTGCGTCAGGTTCAACTGGGACGAGTTCAAGATGAAGCCCGAATTTCTGCAGGAGGACAAGCCCATAGAGATACGACACGGCAGCCTGTCCGCTTGCGGCGGAGACTATTCGCCTTATTTCGCGGTCAAGTGGCCCACCGGCGGCGTGGTGTGCGCTCTGGGCTGGTCCGGCACCTGGGAAGCGGATTTTTCGCGAAAGGGCAAGGAGCTCTTTATCACAGCCGGCAGAAGCAACGTAAATACATATCTCAAGCCCGGCGAGACCCTGCGCAGCGCCAGAGCCCTGTCTGTATTTTACGAGGGGACGGGCCTGCAGGAGGGCTTCAACTGCTTCCGTCAGGCCATGATTCGGCACATCATACCCAAGCTGGACGGACAGCCGGCCTATATCCCTCTGGCCTACTCCACCTCCGGCAAGGAGGCGGTGAGCACCACCGAGGATATAGACCGGGCCTACATCAAATCCTTCAGGGACATGAGCTTTGAGGTCAGCTGGTTCGACGCCTGGTATCACCGCAACGCCTTCCCCGCGGGCATGGGCAACTATCATTTCCCCATCAGCGACCTGCCGGACCCGGTGAGGTTCCCCCACGGCATGAAGCCTCTGACGAATCTCATCACCGCCTACGGCAAAAAGGTGTGCATGTGGTTCGCTCCCGAAAACGTGGTGGCGGGCACCTTCCTGGCCGAAGAGCACCCCGAATGGGTCATGACCGCGGATGGCAAGCCGGGCGGCGGCAGCTTCGCTCTGGTGAACCCGGAGGCCTATGACTATATGAAGCGTTTTCTCCTCGCCTGCTTCAAGGAATGGGACGTGAGCATCTTCCGCACCGACTCGGGCACGGATCTCGGCGCCCTGCTGACCTATACGGGCGAGACCGCCCCAGACAGACAGGGTATCGCCGAGGACATGTTCGTAAGAGCCCTGTATAATTTCTGGGACGATCTGCGCAAAGAGCGCCCCGGTCTTCTCATAGACAACTGCTGCGGCGGCGGCACCCGGCTGGAGCTGGAGCTCATGAGCCGCTCCATCACCCTGTGGCGCAGCGACAGCAACGTGTGGGTGCAGAACGACGACCTGAAGTCCGCCCGCCTGAACCAGCTGATCACCAGCAACCTGAACCACTATATCCCCTGGAGCACCGGCGGGACCCTGGCCGTGACGCCCTATTCCCTGCGCAGCGGCTTCAACACGGGCATCTCCTTCTGCGGCGACACCCGTCCGGAGGATTACCCCAGGGCGGAGCTGGAAAAGGGCCTGCAGGAGTGCAAACGCCTGCGCAAATACCACCTGGGAGACTTTTACTCCCTCTTTAACGTGGACAACACAGCCTCCTCCATATGCGCCTGGCAGTATCACAGGCCCGACGAAGAGGACGGCTACGCCGTGGTGTTCAGGAGAGAGGAATGCCCCTGGAGCGGCATAGACGTGCCCTTCAGGGCCATCGACGAGAACGCCCGCTACCGCATCAGCCTCTACGAGACCTACGACCTGAAGGAGACCAGAGAGGTGTCGGGCAAGGAGCTGGCAAGCCTGAACGTGGTGATAGCCGACAAGCCGGGAAGCCTGCTGATAGAATACGCCCGGATCAAGTGA